One Plasmodium coatneyi strain Hackeri chromosome 14, complete sequence genomic window carries:
- a CDS encoding Ribulose-phosphate 3-epimerase has product MSSLKAIIAPSVLASNISKLAEETQRMEELGAEWIHLDVMDMHFVPNLSFGPPVINDLKKYTKGIFFDVHLMVENPEKYIDSLKTSDQLTFHFEALNEDTDKCVKLAQQIRNNNQWCGVSIKPKTNVEKIVPLLDTNLINTVLVMTVEPGFGGQSFMHDMMSKVAFLRKKYKDLNIQVDGGLNIETTEISASHGANVIVAGTSIFKADNPKFVIDTMRESVRKYLQN; this is encoded by the coding sequence ATGAGCTCCCTCAAAGCGATAATCGCCCCTTCGGTGCTCGCGTCGAACATAAGCAAACTAGCAGAAGAAACGCAACGAATGGAAGAACTGGGGGCAGAATGGATACACCTGGACGTAATGGACATGCACTTTGTCCCCAACTTGTCATTCGGCCCACCCGTCATTaacgatttaaaaaaatacacaaaaggtattttttttgacgtCCATTTGATGGTGGAAAATCCAGAGAAGTACATCGACTCACTAAAAACATCGGACCAATTGACCTTCCATTTTGAGGCCCTGAACGAAGATACAGACAAGTGTGTAAAACTAGCACAACAAATACGGAACAACAATCAATGGTGTGGAGTTTCTATTAAGCCCAAgacaaatgtagaaaaaattgtgcccCTTCTAGACACCAATTTGATAAACACCGTTTTGGTGATGACGGTAGAACCAGGCTTCGGAGGACAGTCATTTATGCATGACATGATGAGCAAGGTTGCATTTCTTCGAAAGAAATACAAAGATTTAAATATTCAAGTAGACGGAGGATTGAATATAGAAACAACGGAGATATCTGCATCCCACGGGGCAAATGTTATCGTTGCGGGAACGAGTATTTTTAAGGCGGATAACCCCAAGTTTGTTATTGATACGATGAGGGAATCTGTGCGTAAATATTTACAGAACTGA